One window from the genome of Prosthecobacter vanneervenii encodes:
- the hisD gene encoding histidinol dehydrogenase, which translates to MKIIRHTDPGYPAAASALNRRAEASDAVREVVSGVIKAVRERGDAAVLELVEKFDGAKLTPAQMRVPQAELDAAWDAADATLKSALQASQRNVAAFAQRSLRQEWSFKNEQGATVGEVYHPFERVGCYVPGGTAPLVSTSIMTVAIAAAAGVPEIVVCTPCGRDGTVNPGLLAALKLAGATEVYKIGGSQAIAALAFGTETIRPVTKIFGPGNSYVVEAKRQAFGVVSIDLLPGPSEVLILADKSGNPAFIAADILAQAEHGKDSMAGFLTDDAALLDAVVAQVAEQSATLSRQAQLTPVLEKGVFLMLVPSMEEGARLANDFAPEHLTLITTREQDILPLIRTAGAIFLGNYSPVAVGDFLAGPSHTLPTGGSGKSFPGITADMFQRRTSIIRLDRESCARSEPVVSAISAVEGLDAHARSVFIRGV; encoded by the coding sequence ATGAAAATCATCCGCCATACCGACCCCGGCTATCCCGCCGCCGCTTCCGCCCTCAACCGCCGTGCCGAGGCCAGCGATGCCGTGCGCGAAGTCGTCTCAGGGGTCATCAAGGCCGTGCGCGAGCGCGGAGACGCCGCAGTGCTGGAACTCGTGGAAAAGTTTGACGGTGCCAAGCTCACCCCCGCCCAGATGCGTGTCCCCCAGGCCGAGCTCGACGCCGCCTGGGACGCCGCAGATGCCACTCTCAAGTCCGCTTTGCAGGCTTCTCAGCGCAACGTCGCCGCCTTCGCCCAGCGCAGCCTGCGTCAGGAATGGAGCTTTAAAAACGAACAAGGAGCCACCGTCGGGGAGGTCTATCACCCCTTCGAGCGCGTCGGCTGCTACGTGCCCGGCGGCACCGCCCCGCTGGTCTCCACCTCCATCATGACCGTCGCCATCGCCGCCGCCGCAGGTGTGCCGGAGATCGTTGTCTGCACCCCCTGCGGTCGGGATGGCACCGTCAATCCCGGCCTCCTTGCCGCGCTCAAGCTCGCAGGTGCCACCGAGGTCTATAAAATCGGCGGCTCCCAGGCCATCGCCGCGCTCGCCTTCGGCACCGAAACCATCCGTCCCGTCACCAAAATCTTCGGCCCCGGCAACAGCTACGTCGTCGAGGCCAAGCGCCAGGCCTTCGGCGTCGTCTCCATCGATCTCCTCCCCGGACCCAGCGAGGTCCTAATCCTCGCAGATAAGTCCGGCAATCCCGCCTTCATCGCCGCAGACATCCTCGCCCAGGCCGAGCACGGAAAGGACAGCATGGCCGGTTTCCTCACCGACGACGCTGCTCTCCTCGATGCCGTCGTCGCCCAGGTCGCCGAGCAGTCTGCCACGCTGAGCCGTCAGGCGCAGCTCACCCCTGTTTTGGAAAAAGGTGTCTTCCTCATGCTCGTGCCCAGCATGGAGGAGGGCGCACGCCTGGCCAATGATTTCGCGCCAGAGCATCTCACGCTCATCACCACTCGGGAGCAGGACATCCTGCCCCTCATCCGCACCGCCGGCGCTATCTTCCTTGGCAACTATTCCCCCGTGGCCGTGGGCGACTTCCTCGCAGGCCCCAGCCACACGCTGCCCACTGGCGGCTCTGGCAAATCCTTCCCCGGCATCACCGCAGACATGTTCCAGCGCCGTACCAGCATCATCCGTCTGGACCGCGAGAGCTGCGCCAGGTCCGAGCCCGTCGTCAGCGCCATCAGCGCCGTCGAGGGACTTGATGCCCACGCCCGTTCGGTGTTCATTCGTGGTGTATGA
- a CDS encoding type I phosphomannose isomerase catalytic subunit, with amino-acid sequence MKFNQLIRFTPIYQSRVWGGRRMETLLGATLPDATTPFGEAWTVCDRPEAPSVTADGVSLHELWTQHREEVFGKALLSSSSPTYPLLMKILDACDDLSIQVHPPASMAEALKGEPKTEMWFIAHADPGAKIYAGLKPGVTRADFETALANGTVADVVHVIEARTGECLFIPSGRVHAIGAGLLIYEIQQNSDTTYRVFDWNRVGLDGKPRALHVQESLQSIDFSDFEPGVQKLEADGTLVKCEYFDVKLRSGDGEAGAVGESLTLAVVSGEISVGGMVLMAGDFALVPAAMDAAGRVVKAADETSQWLEIRVPV; translated from the coding sequence ATGAAATTCAATCAGCTCATTCGTTTCACACCGATTTATCAAAGCCGAGTCTGGGGCGGACGACGCATGGAGACCCTGCTGGGCGCAACGCTGCCGGATGCGACGACTCCCTTTGGCGAGGCCTGGACCGTGTGCGACCGGCCCGAAGCACCGAGCGTGACGGCGGATGGCGTGAGCCTGCATGAGCTGTGGACGCAGCACCGCGAGGAGGTGTTTGGCAAGGCGCTGCTGTCATCGAGCAGCCCGACCTATCCGCTGCTGATGAAGATCCTGGATGCGTGTGATGATCTCTCGATCCAGGTGCATCCGCCAGCGAGCATGGCGGAAGCGCTGAAGGGCGAGCCGAAGACAGAGATGTGGTTCATCGCGCATGCGGACCCGGGTGCGAAGATCTACGCAGGGCTGAAGCCGGGAGTGACGCGTGCGGATTTTGAAACGGCACTGGCGAACGGCACCGTGGCGGATGTGGTGCATGTGATCGAGGCACGCACGGGTGAGTGTCTTTTCATCCCGAGCGGGCGTGTGCACGCGATCGGTGCGGGGCTGCTGATCTATGAGATCCAGCAGAACAGCGACACGACGTACCGGGTGTTTGACTGGAACCGCGTGGGGCTGGATGGCAAGCCGCGTGCGCTGCATGTGCAGGAGAGCCTGCAGAGCATCGACTTCAGCGATTTTGAGCCCGGGGTGCAGAAGCTGGAGGCGGACGGCACGCTGGTGAAGTGCGAGTACTTTGATGTGAAGCTGAGGAGTGGCGATGGAGAAGCGGGTGCTGTGGGCGAGAGCCTGACGCTGGCCGTGGTGAGCGGTGAGATCAGCGTGGGTGGGATGGTGCTGATGGCGGGGGATTTTGCGCTGGTACCTGCGGCGATGGATGCGGCAGGACGTGTGGTGAAGGCTGCGGACGAGACGAGCCAGTGGCTGGAGATTCGGGTGCCTGTGTGA
- the uvrA gene encoding excinuclease ABC subunit UvrA, protein MPEDVIRVRGARQHNLQNIDVDIPRHRLVVLTGVSGSGKSSLAFDTLFAEGQRRYVQSLSAYARQFLGQMEKPDVDFIEGLSPAVAIEQVHSNPNPRSTIATVTEIYDYLRVLYAVAGQPYDPSTGERLHRSTPPEIADKVLALGEGTRLVVLSPQAAASAADTRTLFEKLKRQGFVRVRLNGTVVELEEAPTLDDGQMQQVQVVIDRLVVRGDSRQRLMEAIESALHWNDREVQFLVNLDGSEEVLSYTTAFANPRTGYTLERLTPQHFSFNTHLGACPACEGTGTTPTPDPTLLVPDESVSLAKGAIKAWWARHPKVKQIFNQGVEALARHYGAAMDVPFRDLPTDFKHALFHGTGSEAISTGWKKADNKRSVAKPFEGLLPEIARMYASAESDVLRAALSRLMNPQPCATCGGQRLRPESLAVRLSSKFKISGSKLEADDGLNIHEFTGLQVRDALQWMRELEVTEQQKLYVGELQREVVKRIEFLEQVGLGYLALNRESGTLSGGEMQRIRLASQIGAGLAGVLYVLDEPSIGLHPRDNERLIRTLLRLRDLGNTVLVVEHDEATMRAADYIIELGPGAGTHGGKITAQGTPAEIAANAASITGGFLSGRTRIEAKALPETLITESREPTKGHSLTIHKATAHNLRNVTAAFPLGAFTCVTGPSGSGKSTLVDDILMRALRRHFYDAKEIPGAHEKITGLEHIDKVVVIDQSPIGRSPRSNPATYTGAFGPIRDLFAQLPLARMRGYDAGRFSFNTPGGRCEKCEGDGVIKIDMHFLADVYVTCESCKGKRYGAETLEVTFKGKNIAEVLDMTVSEALRFFDRSTTISPKLRTLEETGLGYIKLGQSGATLSGGEAQRIKLSAELAKRSTGRTLYVLDEPTTGLHSADIQTLLGVLLRLRDAGNTLIVIEHHLDVIRSADWIIDLGPGGGTEGGYVLAAGTPKQVAVNEASVTGRFLRA, encoded by the coding sequence ATGCCTGAAGACGTGATCCGCGTGCGAGGCGCACGGCAGCACAACCTCCAAAACATCGACGTGGACATCCCACGGCACCGGCTTGTGGTGCTGACGGGGGTGAGCGGCAGCGGGAAGTCTTCGCTGGCCTTTGACACGCTCTTTGCCGAGGGGCAGCGGCGCTATGTGCAGAGCCTCTCCGCCTACGCACGGCAGTTTCTGGGGCAGATGGAGAAGCCGGACGTGGATTTCATCGAGGGGCTGTCCCCGGCGGTGGCGATCGAGCAGGTGCATTCGAATCCGAACCCGCGCAGTACCATTGCCACTGTGACGGAGATCTATGACTACCTGCGCGTGCTGTATGCGGTGGCGGGGCAGCCATATGATCCCAGCACCGGCGAGAGGCTGCACCGCAGCACGCCACCGGAGATCGCGGACAAGGTGCTGGCGCTGGGCGAGGGCACGCGGCTGGTGGTGCTGTCCCCGCAGGCTGCGGCAAGCGCGGCGGACACGCGCACGCTCTTTGAGAAGCTGAAGCGCCAGGGCTTTGTGCGTGTGCGGCTGAATGGCACGGTAGTGGAGCTGGAGGAGGCCCCCACACTGGATGACGGGCAGATGCAGCAGGTGCAGGTGGTGATCGACCGCCTGGTGGTGCGCGGCGACTCGCGCCAGCGGCTGATGGAGGCGATCGAAAGCGCGCTGCACTGGAATGACCGTGAGGTGCAGTTTCTGGTGAATCTGGACGGCAGCGAGGAGGTGCTGAGCTACACCACGGCCTTTGCCAATCCGCGCACAGGCTACACGCTGGAGCGGCTGACGCCGCAGCATTTTTCCTTTAACACACACCTGGGTGCATGCCCGGCCTGCGAGGGCACCGGGACCACCCCCACGCCGGACCCGACGCTGCTGGTGCCGGATGAAAGCGTGTCTCTGGCCAAAGGGGCCATCAAGGCCTGGTGGGCGCGGCACCCAAAGGTGAAGCAGATTTTCAATCAGGGCGTGGAGGCGCTGGCGCGGCACTACGGCGCGGCGATGGATGTGCCGTTTCGGGATCTGCCGACGGATTTCAAGCATGCGCTCTTCCACGGCACGGGCAGCGAGGCGATCAGCACCGGCTGGAAAAAGGCGGACAACAAACGCAGCGTGGCCAAGCCCTTTGAGGGACTGCTGCCGGAGATCGCACGCATGTATGCGAGCGCGGAGAGCGATGTGCTGCGAGCCGCCCTCTCGCGCCTGATGAACCCGCAGCCCTGCGCGACGTGCGGGGGGCAGAGACTGAGACCAGAGTCGCTGGCGGTGAGGCTGAGTTCCAAGTTTAAGATTTCAGGTTCAAAGCTGGAAGCCGATGACGGTTTGAACATCCATGAGTTTACCGGACTGCAGGTGCGGGATGCGCTGCAGTGGATGCGGGAGCTGGAGGTGACCGAGCAGCAGAAGCTGTATGTGGGCGAGCTGCAGCGGGAGGTGGTGAAGCGCATCGAGTTTCTGGAGCAGGTGGGGCTGGGGTATCTGGCGCTGAACCGTGAGAGCGGCACGCTCTCGGGTGGCGAGATGCAGCGCATCCGGCTGGCGTCGCAGATCGGGGCTGGGCTGGCGGGTGTGCTCTATGTGCTGGACGAGCCGAGCATCGGGCTGCATCCGCGAGACAACGAGCGGCTGATCCGCACGCTGCTGCGGCTGCGCGACCTCGGAAACACGGTGCTGGTGGTGGAGCATGACGAGGCCACGATGCGCGCGGCGGATTACATCATCGAGCTGGGGCCAGGAGCGGGCACGCATGGCGGGAAGATCACCGCGCAGGGCACGCCGGCGGAGATCGCGGCGAATGCGGCCTCCATCACGGGAGGATTTCTCAGCGGCAGGACAAGGATCGAAGCCAAGGCGCTGCCGGAGACGCTGATCACCGAAAGCCGTGAACCGACCAAGGGACACTCGCTGACGATTCACAAGGCCACGGCGCACAATCTGCGGAATGTGACCGCCGCGTTTCCGCTGGGGGCTTTCACCTGCGTCACGGGCCCGTCTGGCAGCGGCAAATCGACGCTGGTGGATGACATTCTGATGCGCGCTCTGCGCCGCCATTTTTATGACGCCAAGGAGATTCCGGGAGCGCATGAGAAGATCACGGGGCTGGAGCACATCGACAAGGTGGTGGTGATCGATCAATCACCCATCGGCCGCAGTCCGCGCTCAAATCCCGCGACCTACACGGGGGCGTTTGGGCCGATCCGCGATCTGTTTGCACAGCTGCCGCTGGCGCGCATGCGCGGCTATGATGCGGGGCGCTTCAGCTTTAACACACCCGGTGGCCGCTGTGAGAAATGCGAGGGGGATGGAGTCATCAAGATCGACATGCACTTCCTGGCGGACGTGTATGTGACTTGCGAGTCGTGCAAAGGAAAGCGCTATGGCGCGGAGACGCTGGAGGTGACCTTCAAGGGCAAGAACATTGCCGAGGTGCTGGACATGACGGTGAGCGAGGCGCTGCGCTTCTTTGATCGCAGCACCACGATCTCCCCCAAGCTGCGCACGCTGGAGGAGACGGGCCTCGGCTATATCAAACTGGGCCAGAGCGGTGCGACGCTCTCCGGCGGCGAGGCACAGCGCATCAAGCTCAGCGCGGAGCTGGCGAAACGAAGCACCGGCCGCACGCTCTATGTGCTGGACGAGCCTACTACGGGATTGCACAGCGCGGACATCCAGACGCTTCTCGGCGTGCTACTGCGCCTGCGGGATGCCGGGAATACGCTGATCGTCATCGAGCATCACCTGGATGTAATCCGCAGCGCGGACTGGATCATTGATCTCGGGCCGGGTGGAGGAACGGAAGGCGGGTATGTACTGGCGGCGGGAACGCCGAAGCAGGTGGCGGTGAATGAGGCGAGTGTGACGGGGAGGTTTTTGAGAGCGTGA